ACCGACTCGTGACCCACACCGGCTCCGGCTCCACCTACGACCCCGAGAAGGGCGCCGTACGCCGTCTCGTCGCAACCAGCTCGTCCGCGGCCCGGGAGCACCGGGTGACGCCGCGCCGGGACACGCCCGTGGCCCTCGTCACCGGGGCCTCCTCGGGCATCGGCGCCGCCACGGCACGGCGCTTCGCCGCGGGCGGCTGGCGGCTGGTCCTCAGCGGGCGGGACCGGCACGCTCTGGAGGAGACGGCCGCCGGCACCTCGGCCGTCGTCCTGCCCGCCGACCTCGCCGCCCCGGACGCTCCACGGCTGCTGGCCGAGTCGGCGCTGCGCGCGACCGGCAGGATCGACGCCCTCGTCGCCGGGGCGGGCATCGGCTGGGCCGGCCCCTTCGTCACCATGCCGCCCGCCGCCATCGACCAGGTGCTGAACGTGGACCTCACGGCCACCCTCCACCTCGTACGGGAGGTATTGCCCGCCATGGTGGCGGCCGGCCGGGGGCGTGTGGTGCTCGTCGGCTCGGTCGCGGGCTGTGTGGGCGTGCGGAACGAAGCGGTGTACTCCGCCGCCAAGTCGGGGGTGGCCGCGTTCGCCGAGGCGCTGCGGCAGGAACTGCGGGGGACCGGCGTGGGCGTGACGCTCGTGACGCCCGGGCCCGTGGACACGGCCTTCTTCGACCGGCGCGGCACCCCCTACCAGCGGTCCCGGCCCCGCCCCACCTCGCCCGGCCGCGTCGCCGGCGCGGTCTGGGACGCCGTACGGCTCGGCCGTGACGACGTGTACGTGCCCGGCTGGCTGACGCTCCCGGGCCGGGTGCGCGGCCTCGCCCCCTCGCTGTACCGCCGACTGCTGCACCGCTTCGGCTGACGTGAGGCCGCTTCAGCCGGTAGAAGGCAGGTCATGACCCCACAGCGTCGTGCCTTCCCGTTCCGCGCGCACCGGGCGCCCCGCCTCACCCGCCGGGCCGTCCTGCTCGCGGCGGTCCTGGCGGCGGCGTCCGGTGCCACGCCGCACTCCTCCCGCACCTTCCCCCGCACGGCCGACGCCGACCCGTACGACACCCTCCGCCGACGCTGGCTCGACATCGCCCTCGGCACCGGCTACGACCCCACCGCCGAGCCGTACGCCTCCCGCCTCGCCCAGACCGGCGAACTCGCCCGCGGCTTCGGCGCCACCATGGCCCCCACCGCCACCTCCCTCTGGCCCGGCCTCGCCTACGACCCGCCCGCCGGCATCACCCGCAGCTACGCCCGCCTGTGGACCATGACCCGCGCGTACGTCCAGCCCGGCACCGGCTCGACCGCCGACCCAGCCCTCCTGACCGGCATCCTCCGCGGCCTCGACCACCTCTCCGCCACGGTCTACAACCCGTCCACCACCCGCTACGGCAACTGGTGGGAATGGCAGATCGGCAGCCCCCGCCTCCTGATGGACATCACGGCCGCCCTCCACGACCAGCTCACCGACGCCCGACGAGCCGCCGCCTGCGCCGCCGTCGACCATTTCGTCCCGGCCACGATGCTCACCGACTACTCCGGCACCTCCACCGGCGCCAACCGCGTCGACCTGTGCCGCTCCGTCGCCCTGCGCGGCATCCTCGGCCGGACACCCGCCAAGATCGCCCTCGCCCGGGACGCGCTCTCACCGGTCTTCCCGTACGTCACGACGGGCGACGGCCTCTACGCCGACGGCTCCTTCGTCCAGCACACCTGGGTCGCCTACTCCGGGACGTACGGCCAGGTCATGCTCGACGGACTCGGCCGCCTCTTCGCCCTGCTCGCCGGATCCGCCTGGGAGGTGACCGACCCCCACCGGCAGATCGTCCTCGACAGCGTCGAGCACGCCTACGCGCCGCTGATCCACGACGGCCTGGTGATGGACAGCGTCAACGGCCGTGCCATCAGCCGCGGTCACCTCAAGAGCGACGACCGTCACGTCCTGCGCGGCGACCACTACCACGGGCAGGGGATCATCGCGGCGATCGCCCTGCTCGCCGACGGAGCGAGCGCGAGGGAACGCGACAGCTGGCACGCACGCATCAAGGGCTGGATCGAACGGGACACTGTTTCCCCGGTCCTGACGGCCCCGCAGTTCGACGTGGCCGACCTCGCCCGGCTGCACAGGGTCGCCGCATCACCGCTCCCGGCCGCGCCCGAACCCACCGGCCACCGCCTCTTCCCGGCCATGGACCGAGCCGTCCACCGCCGCCCCGGCTTCACCGCGAACATCGCCATGGCCAGCGACCGCATCGCGTACTACGAGTGCGGCAACGGCGAGAACCCACGGGGCTGGCACACCGGCGCCGGAATGCTGTACTGGTGGCCCGGCGGCCGCGGTGACCAGTACACGGACTGGTACTGGCCCACCGTCGACTGGTACCGCCTCCCCGGCACCACCGTCTCCACCAAGCGGCTCCCCGACCGGGCGGGCGGCGAATGGGGCGAGCCCAAACCGGACGCACGGTGGGTCGGCGGTACCACCGACGGCGAGTACGCGGCGATCGGCCAGCACCTCAAGGGGCTGGACTCCACCCTGGATGCCCGCACATCGTGGTTCTGCGTGGATGACTCGGTGATCTGCCTCGGCGCCGGCATCACCTGCACCGACGGGGTCCCCGTCGAGACGGTCGTCGACAACCGCAACCTGGGGGAGGGCGGCACGCAGTCCTTCGTACGGGGCCCTGGCTGGGCCCACCTGGAGGACCACGGCGGCTGGATCGTGCCCGACGGAAAGCTGCGGACCCTCCGCGAGGACCGCACCGGCGCCTGGTCCGACATCAACACCAGCGGTACGACCGAGCGCCGCACCCGCCGCTGGCAGACCCTCCTGCTGAGCCACGGCACCGACCCCACGGACGCCTCGTACGTCTACGTGCTCATGCCCGGCGCGTCCCTTCGTACGGTCGCCGCCCGCGCCGCCGACCGCCACTGGCTGTCGATCCTCGCCAACGACAGCCGGTGCCAGGCCGTCCACGTCCCCTCCCTCCACCTGACCGCCGCCAACTTCTGGCAGGCCGCTTCGGCTGGCCCACTGACCGCGTCCGCGGGCGCGAGCGTGCTGGTCCGCCGCAGCGGCCGTACGGCTACGCTCTGCGTCAGCGAACCACCCCGAACGGGCGAACCCCTGGAGATCATCTGGGACCACCCGGTACGCGGAGTCGTCCGGGCCGACGACACCGTGGAAGTGGTGGAGACGGGCCGCCGACTGCGCCTCCGCGTCACTCCGGGGAAGGCATGCGCGACGCATGAATGTGAGGCGGCTCTCATGTGACGACTTTGTACGACCCCTACAAGCGCGACGCCCTCTGAGCAGTCGGAACGGCTGCATGCCGCCCAGGTTCTGTTCAGGGGTACCAGGAAAACGGGCCGGACACTGTTCGGAGTCGACGGCTCGCAATCCCTGCCGCGCTTCGTAAGGTCACTACATGACCGTTTTGGATGAGGCGCCGGGTGAGCCGACGGACGCGCGCGGCCGGGTGGCCGAGCTGCACGAGATCCGTGCGCAGGCGCTGGCCGGCCCGAGCGAGAAGGCGACCGAGGCGCAGCACGCCAAGGGCAAGCTGACCGCGCGGGAGCGGATCGAGCTGCTGCTCGATGAGGGTTCGTTCCGGGAGGTCGAGCAGTTGCGGCGGCACCGGGCGACCGGGTTCGGGCTGGAGGCGAAGAAGCCGTACACGGACGGTGTGATCACCGGCTGGGGCACGGTGGAGGGCCGGACGGTCTTCGTCTACGCCCATGACTTCCGCATCTTCGGCGGGGCGCTGGGCGAGGCCCACGCCACGAAGATCCACAAGATCATGGACATGGCCATCGCGGCCGGTGCGCCGCTGGTGTCGCTCAACGACGGCGCAGGTGCCCGCATCCAGGAGGGCGTGTCCGCGCTCGCGGGCTACGGCGGCATCTTCCAGCGCAACACCAAGGCGTCCGGTGTCATCCCGCAGATCAGCGTCATGCTGGGCCCGTGCGCGGGTGGGGCGGCCTACTCGCCGGCGTTGACGGACTTCGTGTTCATGGTCCGTGACACTTCGCAGATGTTCATCACCGGCCCGGACGTGGTCAAGGCGGTGACGGGCGAGGAGATCACCCAGAACGGCCTCGGTGGCGCGGACGTGCACGCCGAGACGAGCGGTGTGTGCCACTTCGCCTACGACGACGAGGAGACGTGCCTGGCGGAGGTGCGTTACCTGCTGTCGATGCTGCCGCAGAACAACCGGGAGAACCCGCCGCGGGTGGAGGTCACCGACGCCGCCGACCGCCGCTCGGACGTCCTTCTCGACCTGGTCCCGGCGGACGGCAACCGGCCGTACGACATGGCGAAGGTGATCGAGGAGATCGTCGACGACGGCGACTACCTGGAGGTCCACGAGCGGTGGGCGCGTAACATCATCTGCGCGCTGGCCCGTCTGGACGGCCAGGTGGTGGGCATCGTGGCGAACCAGCCGCAGAGCCTGGCCGGGGTGCTGGACATCGAGGCGTCCGAGAAGGCCGCACGGTTCGTGCAGATGTGCGACGCGTTCAACATCCCGATCGTCACGTTCCTGGACGTGCCCGGCTTCCTGCCGGGCGTGGACCAGGAGCACGGCGGGATCATCCGGCACGGCGCGAAGCTGCTGTACGCGTACTGCAACGCCACCGTGCCCCGGATCTCCCTGATCCTGCGCAAGGCGTACGGCGGTGCCTACATCGTCATGGACAGCCAGTCCATCGGCGCGGACCTGACCTACGCCTGGCCGACGAACGAGATCGCGGTGATGGGCGCGGAAGGCGCGGCGAATGTCATCTTCCGCCGGCAGATCGCCGACGCCGAGGACCCCGAGGCCATGCGCCAGAAGATGGTCAAGGAGTACAAGTCCGAGCTGATGCACCCGTACTACGCGGCCGAGCGCGGCCTGGTCGACGACGTCATCGACCCCGCCGAGACCCGCGAGGTGCTGATCAAGTCCCTGGCGATGCTGCACACCAAGCACGCCGACCTGCCCTCCCGCAAACACGGCAACCCCCCGCAGTAACCCAGTGGATCCTGCGCGGTACCCCCGCGGAAACCTCTCTCAGGGAGACTGACGCTCATGAACAACCCTGACATCCGTGTCGAGAAGGGCCACGCCGAGCCCGAGGAAGTCGCCGCCATCACGGCGATCCTCCTGGCCCGCGCCGCCGCCCAGCCGTCCACCACCCCGGCCCACCGAGGCCGCGCCAAGGCCGGCTGGCGCCGCCTGGAGCGCGAGCCCGGCTTCCGCGCCCCGCACAGCTGGCGCTGAGCCCCCTACGACGCGGAAGGGCCCCTCTCGCAGGAGAGGGGCCCTTCCGCGTCCCTAGTGCCCCGGCAGGCAACATTCGCCCCGTCGCGACGCCCGGCACGCACTCTCGCCGCACCGGCCGAAAGCCCAAGTACGTCCAGTACGAGGGCTTTCGGCCGGCACGCCGAGAGCACGCACCGGACGCCGCTCCTTAACGGGCGAACGTTGCCTGCCGGGGCACTAGGGCCGACCAAGGCAAGCTCGAAAGACGCCTCGACAAAGACGCAGGGCCCCCTCCACGCGGAGAGGGCCCTGCACCACGTACAGGCGACTACCGCAGCCGCGCCATCAGCGCGTGCTCCACCAGCGTGATCAGCGCCGACTTGGCGTCCGCGCGGTGGCGGGCGTCCGTCGTGATGATCGGGGTGTCGGGGCCGATCTGGAGCGCCTCGCGGACCTCGTCCGGCGAGTACGGCTGGTTGCCGTCGAAGCCGTTGAGGGCGATCACGAAGGGCAGGCCGCTGTTCTCGAAGTAGTCGACCGCGGGGAAGCAGTCGGCGAGGCGCCGGGTGTCCACCAGGACGATCGCGCCGATGGCGCCGCGCACCAGGTCGTCCCACATGAACCAGAAGCGGTCCTGGCCCGGCGTACCGAAGAGGTAGAGGATCAGGTCCTGGTCGAGCGTGATGCGGCCGAAGTCCATGGCGACCGTGGTGGTCGTCTTGTCCCCGGTGTGGGTGAGATCGTCGATGCCCGCGCTCGCGGACGTCATCACGGCCTCTGTGCGCAGCGGGTTGATCTCCGAGACGGCGCCGACGAACGTGGTCTTGCCCACGCCGAAGCCGCCCGCCACCACGATCTTCGCGGACGTGGTGGAGCGGGAAGGCCCTCCGCTAGAGCTTGCGAAGTCCACTGAGCACCCTTTCGAGCAAAGTCACGTCTGGCTGGCCGCCGGCGTTCTCGTCGCCGCCGGGCTGATGGATGGCGACCAGGCCCGCCTCCGCCAAGTCGGCGACGAGGATCCTGGCCACGCCGAGAGGGATTGTCAGGAGGGCCGAGATCTCGGCTACCGACTTGATCTCACGGCAGAGGTTGCAGATCCGCTGATGCTCGGGCAGCTGGCCCTGCATCTGGTGCGGCTGCGCGGTGGTGTGCACCAGCGCCTCGATGGCGAGCTGGTAACGCGGGCGGGTCCGTCCGCCGGTCATGGCGTACGGACGCACCAGCGGGTTGTTCGACGACCCTGCGGGCGCCGGCTCGGGGGCGCGTCGCTGCGGCTGCACCGGCTGGATGCGTGGAGCCGGCGGCTGGTCGTACGGCGACGGCCCGGGACCCTGCGGGCCCTGGGGTGCGTACGGCTGCCGCCGATGGCTCGGTGCGGAGGGGAAGTTGTAACGGTTCGGGTTCTGGGAACCGTCGCCCTGGCCCTGGGCAGGGCCGTACGACCAGTTGCCCGAAGGTGAACCGCCTGGGGGTGTTGCCACTTTCTTTCCTCCTCCGACTGTGCCGGGGCACCCATCACTGTGGAGCCGCGTCCCGAAACCTTACGGCCACGGGACGCCAAAACGCACCGTCTGTCTGTTAGTTGAGCAGGCTCCCTTGGAGCTCCGCCCGCAGATCGGGCGTCAGGACCGTACCGGCACGGTCCACCAGAAGCGCCATCTCGTACCCGATGAGACCGATGTCCGCCTCCGGATGTGCGAGAACCGCGAGCGAGGAACCATCGGAAATGGACATGATGAAGAGGAATCCTCGCTCCATCTCCACAACCGTCTGGTTCACGCTGCCGCCCTCGAAGATGCGCGAGGCGCCGGCGGTCAGTGAGGTCAGACCGGAGGCGACGGCCGCGAGCTGGTCGGCGCGGTCGCGGGGAAAGCCTTCGGACATCGCCAGAAGGAGTCCGTCGGCGGAGACCACCACCGTGTGAGACACCCCGGGGGTGTTGTCCACGAAATTGGTGATCAACCAGTTCAGGTTCTGTGCCGCCTGGCTCATCGGGCTCACACTAACGCTCCTGGTTGTAGGTGCTGTCAGGACCACTGTGTTGATTCCTAGTGGCCTGGCCGTTCGTTTCACTACCTGCGTTGCGTCCCCGCTGGACACCGCGGCGCAGGTTGCTCAGCCTGCCCCGGACGTCCTCGGGAGCGCGGGAGACCTGTGGGCCTCCCTGGGGGGTGGCTTCGGCGGCTCCCTCGACCAGGTTGGCCTTGGGTACCCGCCGCGGCAGGCCGGAGGAGGTCACCCCGCCCGCCTTGGGCTTCCGGAGCTGCGAGGCCTGCTGCCACCGAGCGTCGTTGGACGAGCGCCAGTCGCCGCTGCCGTTGCTCTCCGGTGCGGAAGCCGACGGCTCGTGGTTCACGTGCCGCGCGCCGCCCGTGCCGCTCGCGGTGGGTCCGCGGCGCGGGAGCCCGGCGTCGGTCATGTCGTGAGCGGCGGAGGGGGTCGGCCCCGGACGGTCGAAGCCTACGCGGTTCTGCTCGCTCACGTCAGCGGCCTGCGCAGATTCCGCTTCGGGAGCGTACTGGTCCGGGTACCCGTTCCGGTAGCCGTCCTGCTGCGGCCAGTCATCCTGGTAGCGCCGCTCTTCGAAGGCCGGGAAGGACTCCGGGGCGGCGGAGTGGGCCGGTGCGGGCTCCTCCTGACCCTGCTCCGCATACGGGGGCTCGGGGTAGCCGCCGTTGGACGAGAAGGTGTCGTTCTGCGGCAGACCGCCGTTCGGCGCGTAGTACGACTCGTCGTACGACGGCCGCTGCGGCTCCTCGTAGGCGGTGCGCTGCTGCTCCTCGTACGACGCCTGCTGCCGCTCCTCGTACGACGTCTGCGCCTGCTGGTCGTAGCCGGTGGGCTGCTGCTCCTGGTAGCCGGGCCCGGCGTCGAAGCCATCGGCGTAGCCGCCTGGCGTCTCCTGACCCTGCTGGCCGGGGTTCTGGGCCTCCAGGGCCGCGCGGCGCTCCTCGCGCATCAGGGAGCGGCCCACCGGGTCCAGCTCGCGTATGTCGTCCGGCACCTCGGTGTAGCGGCTGTCGTCGAAGCCGAGCTCCGCCGCCGTACGCATCGGCAGGCCGTTGTTGAAGTTCTCGCCCTGGAAGTTCTGCTCCGGGATGATCTGCGAGACGGTGAACTCGTCACCGGCGGGCTGCTGGTCGCCGCCACCGCCGTGCGTGATCGCGTCGGGCAGCATGACCAGCGAGGTCGTGCCGGCCTGCTCGCCGGAGGGGCGCAGCTGGACGCGGATGCCGTGCCGGTCGGACAGCCGGCCGACCACGAACAGGCCCATGCGCTGGGAGATCGCGGCGTCCACGGTCGGCGGGTTGGCCAGCTTGTGGTTGATGTCCGCGAAGTCCTCGGCGGTGAGGCCGATGCCCTTGTCGTGGATCTCGATCATGATGCGGCCGTCGGGGAGACGGGTCGCGGTGACGCGGACCTTCGTCTGGGGTGAGGAGAACGTGGTGGCGTTCTCCAGGAGCTCGGCCAGCAGGTGCACGAGGTCGGTCACGGCGCGGCCGTGGATCTCGGCCTCCGGGACGCCGGACAGCTCGATGCGCTCGTACTGCTCCACCTCGGAGGAGGCGGCGCGCAGCACGTCGACCAGCGGGACCGGCTGGTCCCAGCGGCGGCCGGGCTCCTCGCCGGCGAGGACCAGGAGGTTCTCGCCGTTGCGGCGCATACGGGTGGCCAGGTGGTCCAGCTTGAAGAGGTTCTCCAGCTGGTCCGGCTCGGCCTCGTTGTTCTCCAGGTCGGTGATCAGGGTCAGCTGGCCCTCGATCAGCGACTGGTTGCGGCGCGACAGGTTGGTGAAGATCGCGTTGATGTTGCCCCGCAGCAGGGCCTGCTCGGCGGCGAGCCGGACGGCCTCGCGGTGGACCTGGTCGAAGGCCCGGGCGACCTCGCCGATCTCGTCCTTGGTGGTGATCGGGATCGGGGAGACGCGGGTGTCGACGCGGCCGGGGTCGGTGCGCGAGAGCTGGTCGACCAGCATCGGCAGGCGCTGCTCGGCGATGCCGAAGGCGGCGTTGCGCAGTTGGCGCATCGCGCGGCTCATCTGGCGGGCCACCATGCCGGCCAGGATGTAGGCGGCGAGCAGCGCGAACACGACGGCGGCACCGGTGATGAAGGCGTCGCGCCGGGCGTTGTCGGAGATGCCGGCGGCCTCGTTCACCGCGGTGTCGGTCAGCTCGGATTCGATCTGGTGGTAGGCGTTGAACTTCAGGGTGTTGACCGCCCACCAGTTCTCCGCGGTGATGCCCTTCCGGGCGAGGGCCTCACGCTCGGAGGCGTCCGTGCTCTCCAGCGCCGACATGGCCTTGATCATGTCGGTCGGGTCGGACGGCGGCGGCACGTAGGTCTCGCCCTTGGCCCTGGCCTCCTGGGCGGCCTTCTGGGCCATGGCCGTGCCGTCGGCCTGGATCTGCTTCTTGGCCGCGTCCAGCTTGGCGATGTCCTGCGCGGTACCGCCGCTCTCGTACTCCTGGATGGCGATGCCCTCCAGGTAGGCGTACGAGGTCAGGGCGACGCGCTGCTGGGCCAGGCTCGCGGCGCTGGTGCCCGGCTTGATCAGCAGGTGCATGCCGATGGAGCGCTCCAGAGACAGAGCGCCCTTGGTGAGCGAGATGGCGTAGACCGTGCGGCCGTAGCTGGTGATGTTGCCGGTGCCCAGGCCGAGCTCGTTGGAGAACTCGAGCAGCTTGTGCTCGACGTCGACGTAACCCTCTTCGGTCTTCACGCCCGTGAGGCTGGGGCCGTAGGCGGCCGCGCGGAGCTTCGCCAGCCCCGGCTCCACCTCGCGGAAGCGGGCGAGGCGCCGCTCGAGGTTGGGCCGGTCCGGCATGCTCTTGGCGGCCTCGTCGAAGGCGTCGGCGGCCCGGTCCGTGTTCCGGCGGGCCTGGACGACGGTCGCGTCGTCCTGGCCCTTGCCCTCCAGCAGGGGGGCGGCGGTGACGTCACGCTCGACGAGCAGCTCGTTGCTGTAGGTCAGCGCCGCGCGCACCAGACGAGCGGTGTTCTCCGCGTCCTCGGCCTCCTGCCAGGTGTCGATCGAGCCCTTCACCTGGAAGCCGCCCATGACGAGGCCGACCAGCACGGGTATGAGCAGGATCGCGTTCAGCCGGGTCGGCACCCGCCAGTTGCGCGGGGAGAAACGACCGCCGCCGGATGCGGGCGCGGCCGTCTGCTCCGAACCGGGCACAGGGGCAGGCGCCGCTCCGCGCGGCGGCGGGGTGAAGTTGCCCCGTGCCGACGGCTCGGGACCGTTCTTGCTTCGCCTCACTCGACCAACAACCTTCCGGCGGTCGGCACCTTACTTTGTGCCGCAGTGTCTCAGAGCCCAGTTCGTCGCCCAGTTCGTCATCGACTGTGAGTACGTCTTTGACTATTGGGCAGTTCAGGCATTCCAGCACGTCGGCCTGTACACCTCCAAACAGTGGAGTGCAGGGATTCGAAGTGATGTAAGCCCCAGATAAAACGGTCATAAAGAGCGAGCCCCGTCAAAAGACGGGGCTTTTGTGCGCGCAGCGGCACCGGTTGACCGCGACGCGTGGCCGTACCATCCGATTCCTCTGCCGAAACGTTATGAACACTCGGGCCGACCGTGTCAAAGGACACAGCCGGCTCCGGAGCGACTACGACAACTGCCGTACGGCACTGCCGACTTGGGTTTTAGCGCAGCCGTGCCATGAGCGCGTGCTCCACCAGCGTGATCAGCGCGCTCTTGGCGTCGGAACGGTGCCGGGCGTCCGTCGTGATGATCGGGGTGTCCGGGCCGATCTGCAGGGCCTCGCGCACCTCCTCGGGCGCGTACGGCTGGTGCCCGTCGAAGCCGTTGAGGGCGACGACGAAGGGCAGGCCGCTGTTCTCGAAGTAGTCGACCGCGGGGAAGCAGTCGGCGAGGCGTCGGGTGTCCACCAGGACGACGGCACCGATGGCGCCGCGCACCAGGTCGTCCCACATGAACCAGAAGCGGTCCTGGCCCGGCGTACCGAAGAGGTAGAGGATCAGGTCCTGGTCGAGCGTGATGCGGCCGAAGTCCATGGCGACCGTGGTGGTCGTCTTGCCCCCGGTGTGGGTCAGGTCGTCGATGCCCGCGCTCGCGGACGTCATCACGGCCTCTGTGCGCAGCGGGTTGATCTCCGAGACGGCGCCGACGAACGTGGTCTTGCCCACGCCGAAGCCGCCCGCCACCACGATCTTGGCGGAGGTGGTCGCCCGGCCTCCGTCAGAGCTTGCGTAGTCCACTGAGCACCCTTTCGAGCAGTGTCACGTCCGGAGCGCCGGTGCTCTCGTCGCCGCCCGGCTGGTGGATGGCGACGAGTCCGGCCTCCGCGAGGTCCGCGACGAGAATGCGGGCCACGCCCAACGGCATGGCCAGGAGCGCCGAGACCTCGGCGACCGACTTCACCTCGCGGCACAGGTGGCAGATCCGCTGGTGCTCAGGGAGCAGCCCCATGAGCGCCGCCGGGTCGGCCGTGGTGCTGATCAGGGCTTCGATGGCGAGCTGGTAGCGCGGCCGGGTCCGGCCGCCGGTCATCGCGTAGGGGCGTACCAGCGGCTGGTCGCCCTCATCCTCGTACGGCTCCGCGTACGGATCATGAGAGGCGGTGGGCGGGGTCATGAATCCTCCGGGCGGGACAGCAAGTCGGGCAGTCAAGCCGTCTGACATGGCCGGTGGGGGGATTGTGGCGGCCGGACGGTGATTTGGTGAGGCGGGTGGATCCTGCTGAATCAGTGGAGCAGACTGCCCTGGAGCTCGGCGCGCAGGTCGGGCGTGAGTACTGCGCCCGCGCGGTCGACCAGGAGCGCCATCTCGTAGCCGACGAGGCCGATGTCGCAGTCGGGGTGGGCTAGAACGGCCAGGGACGACCCGTCCGAGATGGACATGAGGAAGAGGAACCCCCTCTCCATCTCGACGACCGTCTGTGCCACGGTGCCGCCCTCGAAAATCCGGGAGGCACCGGCTGTCAGTGACGTCAGTCCCGACGCGACGGCCGCCAGCTGGTCGGCACGGTCGCGGGGGAAACCCTCGGACATTGCCAGCAGGAGGCCGTCGGCGGACACGACGACGGTGTGGGACACCCCGGGGGTGTTGTCCACGAAGTTGGTGATCAACCAGTTGAGATTCTGTGCCGCCTGGCTCATCGGACTCAACTAACGCTCCTGCTGGTGAGTGGGGCTCGGGAAGCTGCCGGTCTGGCCGGTACCGGCCTGTCGACCTTGCGCGATGCCCCGACGGAGATTGGTCAGCCGGCCGCGTACGTCGTCAGGCGCACGCGAGACCTGCGGACCGGCTTGGTGCTGTTGCTGCTGAGCCGTGCCCGGGACGAGGTTCGCCCGGGGCACCCGGC
The nucleotide sequence above comes from Streptomyces sp. NL15-2K. Encoded proteins:
- a CDS encoding nitrate- and nitrite sensing domain-containing protein, whose amino-acid sequence is MRRSKNGPEPSARGNFTPPPRGAAPAPVPGSEQTAAPASGGGRFSPRNWRVPTRLNAILLIPVLVGLVMGGFQVKGSIDTWQEAEDAENTARLVRAALTYSNELLVERDVTAAPLLEGKGQDDATVVQARRNTDRAADAFDEAAKSMPDRPNLERRLARFREVEPGLAKLRAAAYGPSLTGVKTEEGYVDVEHKLLEFSNELGLGTGNITSYGRTVYAISLTKGALSLERSIGMHLLIKPGTSAASLAQQRVALTSYAYLEGIAIQEYESGGTAQDIAKLDAAKKQIQADGTAMAQKAAQEARAKGETYVPPPSDPTDMIKAMSALESTDASEREALARKGITAENWWAVNTLKFNAYHQIESELTDTAVNEAAGISDNARRDAFITGAAVVFALLAAYILAGMVARQMSRAMRQLRNAAFGIAEQRLPMLVDQLSRTDPGRVDTRVSPIPITTKDEIGEVARAFDQVHREAVRLAAEQALLRGNINAIFTNLSRRNQSLIEGQLTLITDLENNEAEPDQLENLFKLDHLATRMRRNGENLLVLAGEEPGRRWDQPVPLVDVLRAASSEVEQYERIELSGVPEAEIHGRAVTDLVHLLAELLENATTFSSPQTKVRVTATRLPDGRIMIEIHDKGIGLTAEDFADINHKLANPPTVDAAISQRMGLFVVGRLSDRHGIRVQLRPSGEQAGTTSLVMLPDAITHGGGGDQQPAGDEFTVSQIIPEQNFQGENFNNGLPMRTAAELGFDDSRYTEVPDDIRELDPVGRSLMREERRAALEAQNPGQQGQETPGGYADGFDAGPGYQEQQPTGYDQQAQTSYEERQQASYEEQQRTAYEEPQRPSYDESYYAPNGGLPQNDTFSSNGGYPEPPYAEQGQEEPAPAHSAAPESFPAFEERRYQDDWPQQDGYRNGYPDQYAPEAESAQAADVSEQNRVGFDRPGPTPSAAHDMTDAGLPRRGPTASGTGGARHVNHEPSASAPESNGSGDWRSSNDARWQQASQLRKPKAGGVTSSGLPRRVPKANLVEGAAEATPQGGPQVSRAPEDVRGRLSNLRRGVQRGRNAGSETNGQATRNQHSGPDSTYNQER
- a CDS encoding ATP/GTP-binding protein — protein: MDYASSDGGRATTSAKIVVAGGFGVGKTTFVGAVSEINPLRTEAVMTSASAGIDDLTHTGGKTTTTVAMDFGRITLDQDLILYLFGTPGQDRFWFMWDDLVRGAIGAVVLVDTRRLADCFPAVDYFENSGLPFVVALNGFDGHQPYAPEEVREALQIGPDTPIITTDARHRSDAKSALITLVEHALMARLR
- a CDS encoding DUF742 domain-containing protein, translated to MTPPTASHDPYAEPYEDEGDQPLVRPYAMTGGRTRPRYQLAIEALISTTADPAALMGLLPEHQRICHLCREVKSVAEVSALLAMPLGVARILVADLAEAGLVAIHQPGGDESTGAPDVTLLERVLSGLRKL
- a CDS encoding roadblock/LC7 domain-containing protein, with the translated sequence MSQAAQNLNWLITNFVDNTPGVSHTVVVSADGLLLAMSEGFPRDRADQLAAVASGLTSLTAGASRIFEGGTVAQTVVEMERGFLFLMSISDGSSLAVLAHPDCDIGLVGYEMALLVDRAGAVLTPDLRAELQGSLLH